From Corvus hawaiiensis isolate bCorHaw1 chromosome 13, bCorHaw1.pri.cur, whole genome shotgun sequence, one genomic window encodes:
- the FES gene encoding tyrosine-protein kinase Fes/Fps isoform X2 yields the protein MGFGPELWCPQGHSALLRLQDGELRLLELMRKWMSQRAKSDREYAGMLHHMFSQLEKQEGTWQLHGDRGGQIEKSWWVLVSRTETLSQILRRHAEELAAGPLARLSLLIRDKQQLRKAFSEQWQQLSQEYSRTTQQEMEKLKAQYRSLARDSAQAKRKYQEASKDKERDKAKEKYVRSLWKLYALHNQYVLAVQAAALHHQHHYQRALPSLHQSLYSLQQEMVLVLKEILREYCSISSLVQEDMLAMHQEIASAIQAIDPATEYSSFIQSHQYESEVPPTVSFDESLLEDTENLVPGELQLNELTLESVQHCLTSVEEELVAATEAVSIKEQQTRELKAEIHDEEQGRSPSERVHLLGRRQGLHEAQQQLEGCLCAQAKLQVQRDLLARKLAELGVRDPLPALPLPEDQQSISSTEQERSGASALETLKNHITGIFSPKYSLPPPVPLIPDVQKPLCQQVWYHGAIPRSEVQELLTCSGDFLVRESQGKQEYVLSVLWDGQPRHFIIQSVNNMFRLEGDSFPTIPLLIQHLLQSQQPITRKSGIILAKAVPKGNFGEVFSGRLRADNTPVAVKSCRETLPPELKARFLQEARILKQYRHPNIVRLIGVCTQKQPIYIVMELVQGGDFLTFLRTEGPHLRVKELVKMTENAAAGMEYLESKHCIHRDLAARNCLVTERNTLKISDFGMSREEEDGIYASTGGMKQIPVKWTAPEALNYGRYSSESDVWSFGILLWEAFSLGAVPYANLSNQQTREAVENGTRLDPPEQCPEEVYQLMQRCWEYDPRKRPSFSTIHQDLIAIRKKHR from the exons ATGGGCTTCGGGCCGGAGCTGTGGTGCCCACAGGGGCACAGTGCACTGCTGCGGCTGCAGGATGGGGAGCTGCGCCTCCTGGAGCTGATGAGGAAGTGGATGTCACAGCGGGCCAAGAGTGACCGGGAGTATGCAGGAATGCTGCACCACATGttctcccagctggaaaagcaggagggcACTTGGCAGCTCCATGGTGATCGTGGTGGTCAGATTGAGAAG TCCTGGTGGGTGCTAGTGAGCCGGACAGAGACGCTGAGCCAGATCCTGCGGCGGCATGCGGAGGAGCTGGCGGCGGGGCCACTGGCCAGGCTGAGCCTGCTCATCCGCGACAAGCAGCAGCTGCGCAAGGCCTTCAGCGAGCAGTGGCAACAGCTCAGCCAGGAGTATAGCCGG ACGACgcagcaggagatggagaagcTGAAGGCACAGTACCGCAGCCTGGCACGTGACAGCGCCCAGGCCAAGCGCAAGTACCAGGAGGCCAGCAAAG ACAAGGAGCGGGACAAGGCGAAGGAGAAGTATGTGCGTAGCCTCTGGAAGCTCTATGCCCTGCACAACCAGTATGTGCTGGCTGTGCAGGCGGCTGCATtgcaccaccagcaccactACCAGCGGGCACTGCCCAGCCTGCATCAGTCCCTCTACAGTCTGCAGCAGGAGATGGTCCTCGTCCT AAAGGAGATCCTCAGGGAGTACTGCAGCATCAGCAGCCTGGTACAGGAGGATATGTTGGCCATGCACCAGGAGATTGCCAGTGCCATCCAGGCCATCGACCCTGCCACTGAGTACAGCAGCTTCATCCAGAGCCACCA GTACGAATCTGAGGTGCCACCAACTGTGTCCTTTGATGAGAGCCTGTTGGAGGACACAGAGAACCtggtgcctggggagctgcagctgaatgAGCTGACCCTTGAGAGTGTCCAGCACTG CCTGACGTCGGTTGAGGAGGAGTTGGTGGCCGCCACAGAGGCTGTGAGTATCAAGGAGCAGCAGACGCGGGAGCTGAAGGCGGAGATCCATGATGAGGAGCAGGGCCGGAGCCCCAGCGAGCG ggTGCACTTGTTGGGCAGGCGGCAGGGGCTGCATGAGGCACAGCAGCAACTCGAGGGCTGCCTCTGTGCCCAGGCCAAGCTGCAGGTGCAGCGGGACCTGCTGGCCAGGAAGCTGGCGGAGCTGGGCGTCAGGGACCCCCTTCCcgccctgcctctgccagagGATCAGCAGTCCATCTCCTCCACG GAGCAGGAGCGGAGTGGGGCCAGTGCACTAGAGACCCTCAAGAACCACATCACGGGCATCTTCAGCCCAAAGTACTCG CTGCCACCCCCTGTGCCCCTAATCCCAGATGTGCAGAAGCCGCTGTGCCAGCAGGTCTGGTACCACGGGGCCATCCCACGTTCGGAGGTACAGGAGCTGCTGACCTGCAGTGGGGATTTCCTGGTGCGGGAGAGCCAGGGCAAGCAGGAGTACGTGCTCAGCGTGCTGTGGGATGGGCAGCCTCGGCACTTCATCATCCAGTCTGTCAAT AACATGTTTCGGCTGGAGGGTGACAGCTTCCCCACCATTCCACTGCTCATCCAGCAcctcctgcagagccagcagcccaTCACCCGCAAGAGTGGCATTATCCTGGCCAAGGCTGTGCCCAAG GGTAACTTTGGGGAGGTGTTCAGTGGACGCCTACGTGCTGACAACACCCCTGTTGCTGTGAAGTCCTGCCGGGAAACCCTTCCGCCTGAGCTCAAGGCCAGGTTCCTGCAGGAAGCCAG GATTCTCAAGCAGTATAGGCATCCGAACATTGTGCGGCTCATCGGTGTCTGCACGCAGAAGCAGCCCATTTACATTGTCATGGAGCTGGTGCAGG GGGGGGACTTCCTGACCTTCCTGCGCACTGAGGGTCCCCACCTCCGGGTGAAGGAGCTGGTCAAGATGACGGAGAATGCTGCTGCCGGCATGGAGTACCTGGAGAGCAAGCACTGCATCCACAG GGACCTGGCTGCTCGCAACTGCCTGGTGACAGAGAGGAACACTCTGAAGATCAGTGATTTTGGGATGTCacgggaggaggaggatggcaTCTATGCCTCCACAGGAGGGATGAAGCAAATCCCTGTCAAGTGGACAGCCCCTGAAGCACTCAATTATG gccGATACAGCTCAGAGAGTGATGTCTGGAGCTTTGGGATCCTGCTGTGGGAAGCCTTCAGCCTGGGTGCTGTCCCCTATGCCAACCTCAGCAACCAGCAGACACGGGAGGCAGTGGAGAATG GTACGCGGCTGGACCCTCCTGAGCAGTGCCCTGAGGAAGTGTACCAGCTGATGCAGCGCTGCTGGGAGTATGACCCCCGCAAGCGGCCCAGCTTCAGCACCATCCACCAGGATCTCATTGCCATCCGCAAGAAGCACCGGTGA
- the FES gene encoding tyrosine-protein kinase Fes/Fps isoform X3, whose protein sequence is MGFGPELWCPQGHSALLRLQDGELRLLELMRKWMSQRAKSDREYAGMLHHMFSQLEKQEGTWQLHGDRGGQIEKSWWVLVSRTETLSQILRRHAEELAAGPLARLSLLIRDKQQLRKAFSEQWQQLSQEYSRTTQQEMEKLKAQYRSLARDSAQAKRKYQEASKDKERDKAKEKYVRSLWKLYALHNQYVLAVQAAALHHQHHYQRALPSLHQSLYSLQQEMVLVLKEILREYCSISSLVQEDMLAMHQEIASAIQAIDPATEYSSFIQSHQYESEVPPTVSFDESLLEDTENLVPGELQLNELTLESVQHCLTSVEEELVAATEAVSIKEQQTRELKAEIHDEEQGRSPSERVHLLGRRQGLHEAQQQLEGCLCAQAKLQVQRDLLARKLAELGVRDPLPALPLPEDQQSISSTEQERSGASALETLKNHITGIFSPKYSLPPPVPLIPDVQKPLCQQVWYHGAIPRSEVQELLTCSGDFLVRESQGKQEYVLSVLWDGQPRHFIIQSVNNMFRLEGDSFPTIPLLIQHLLQSQQPITRKSGIILAKAVPKDKWVLNHEDVLLGERIGRGNFGEVFSGRLRADNTPVAVKSCRETLPPELKARFLQEARILKQYRHPNIVRLIGVCTQKQPIYIVMELVQGGDFLTFLRTEGPHLRVKELVKMTENAAAGMEYLESKHCIHRDLAARNCLVTERNTLKISDFGMSREEEDGIYASTGGMKQIPVKWTAPEALNYGRYSSESDVWSFGILLWEAFSLGAVPYANLSNQQTREAVENGTRLDPPEQCPEEVYQLMQRCWEYDPRKRPSFSTIHQDLIAIRKKHR, encoded by the exons ATGGGCTTCGGGCCGGAGCTGTGGTGCCCACAGGGGCACAGTGCACTGCTGCGGCTGCAGGATGGGGAGCTGCGCCTCCTGGAGCTGATGAGGAAGTGGATGTCACAGCGGGCCAAGAGTGACCGGGAGTATGCAGGAATGCTGCACCACATGttctcccagctggaaaagcaggagggcACTTGGCAGCTCCATGGTGATCGTGGTGGTCAGATTGAGAAG TCCTGGTGGGTGCTAGTGAGCCGGACAGAGACGCTGAGCCAGATCCTGCGGCGGCATGCGGAGGAGCTGGCGGCGGGGCCACTGGCCAGGCTGAGCCTGCTCATCCGCGACAAGCAGCAGCTGCGCAAGGCCTTCAGCGAGCAGTGGCAACAGCTCAGCCAGGAGTATAGCCGG ACGACgcagcaggagatggagaagcTGAAGGCACAGTACCGCAGCCTGGCACGTGACAGCGCCCAGGCCAAGCGCAAGTACCAGGAGGCCAGCAAAG ACAAGGAGCGGGACAAGGCGAAGGAGAAGTATGTGCGTAGCCTCTGGAAGCTCTATGCCCTGCACAACCAGTATGTGCTGGCTGTGCAGGCGGCTGCATtgcaccaccagcaccactACCAGCGGGCACTGCCCAGCCTGCATCAGTCCCTCTACAGTCTGCAGCAGGAGATGGTCCTCGTCCT AAAGGAGATCCTCAGGGAGTACTGCAGCATCAGCAGCCTGGTACAGGAGGATATGTTGGCCATGCACCAGGAGATTGCCAGTGCCATCCAGGCCATCGACCCTGCCACTGAGTACAGCAGCTTCATCCAGAGCCACCA GTACGAATCTGAGGTGCCACCAACTGTGTCCTTTGATGAGAGCCTGTTGGAGGACACAGAGAACCtggtgcctggggagctgcagctgaatgAGCTGACCCTTGAGAGTGTCCAGCACTG CCTGACGTCGGTTGAGGAGGAGTTGGTGGCCGCCACAGAGGCTGTGAGTATCAAGGAGCAGCAGACGCGGGAGCTGAAGGCGGAGATCCATGATGAGGAGCAGGGCCGGAGCCCCAGCGAGCG ggTGCACTTGTTGGGCAGGCGGCAGGGGCTGCATGAGGCACAGCAGCAACTCGAGGGCTGCCTCTGTGCCCAGGCCAAGCTGCAGGTGCAGCGGGACCTGCTGGCCAGGAAGCTGGCGGAGCTGGGCGTCAGGGACCCCCTTCCcgccctgcctctgccagagGATCAGCAGTCCATCTCCTCCACG GAGCAGGAGCGGAGTGGGGCCAGTGCACTAGAGACCCTCAAGAACCACATCACGGGCATCTTCAGCCCAAAGTACTCG CTGCCACCCCCTGTGCCCCTAATCCCAGATGTGCAGAAGCCGCTGTGCCAGCAGGTCTGGTACCACGGGGCCATCCCACGTTCGGAGGTACAGGAGCTGCTGACCTGCAGTGGGGATTTCCTGGTGCGGGAGAGCCAGGGCAAGCAGGAGTACGTGCTCAGCGTGCTGTGGGATGGGCAGCCTCGGCACTTCATCATCCAGTCTGTCAAT AACATGTTTCGGCTGGAGGGTGACAGCTTCCCCACCATTCCACTGCTCATCCAGCAcctcctgcagagccagcagcccaTCACCCGCAAGAGTGGCATTATCCTGGCCAAGGCTGTGCCCAAG GACAAATGGGTGCTCAACCACGAAGACGTGCTGCTGGGGGAACGCATTGGCCGG GGTAACTTTGGGGAGGTGTTCAGTGGACGCCTACGTGCTGACAACACCCCTGTTGCTGTGAAGTCCTGCCGGGAAACCCTTCCGCCTGAGCTCAAGGCCAGGTTCCTGCAGGAAGCCAG GATTCTCAAGCAGTATAGGCATCCGAACATTGTGCGGCTCATCGGTGTCTGCACGCAGAAGCAGCCCATTTACATTGTCATGGAGCTGGTGCAGG GGGGGGACTTCCTGACCTTCCTGCGCACTGAGGGTCCCCACCTCCGGGTGAAGGAGCTGGTCAAGATGACGGAGAATGCTGCTGCCGGCATGGAGTACCTGGAGAGCAAGCACTGCATCCACAG GGACCTGGCTGCTCGCAACTGCCTGGTGACAGAGAGGAACACTCTGAAGATCAGTGATTTTGGGATGTCacgggaggaggaggatggcaTCTATGCCTCCACAGGAGGGATGAAGCAAATCCCTGTCAAGTGGACAGCCCCTGAAGCACTCAATTATG gccGATACAGCTCAGAGAGTGATGTCTGGAGCTTTGGGATCCTGCTGTGGGAAGCCTTCAGCCTGGGTGCTGTCCCCTATGCCAACCTCAGCAACCAGCAGACACGGGAGGCAGTGGAGAATG GTACGCGGCTGGACCCTCCTGAGCAGTGCCCTGAGGAAGTGTACCAGCTGATGCAGCGCTGCTGGGAGTATGACCCCCGCAAGCGGCCCAGCTTCAGCACCATCCACCAGGATCTCATTGCCATCCGCAAGAAGCACCGGTGA
- the FES gene encoding tyrosine-protein kinase Fes/Fps isoform X1, whose protein sequence is MGFGPELWCPQGHSALLRLQDGELRLLELMRKWMSQRAKSDREYAGMLHHMFSQLEKQEGTWQLHGDRGGQIEKSWWVLVSRTETLSQILRRHAEELAAGPLARLSLLIRDKQQLRKAFSEQWQQLSQEYSRTTQQEMEKLKAQYRSLARDSAQAKRKYQEASKDKERDKAKEKYVRSLWKLYALHNQYVLAVQAAALHHQHHYQRALPSLHQSLYSLQQEMVLVLKEILREYCSISSLVQEDMLAMHQEIASAIQAIDPATEYSSFIQSHQYESEVPPTVSFDESLLEDTENLVPGELQLNELTLESVQHCLTSVEEELVAATEAVSIKEQQTRELKAEIHDEEQGRSPSERVHLLGRRQGLHEAQQQLEGCLCAQAKLQVQRDLLARKLAELGVRDPLPALPLPEDQQSISSTEQERSGASALETLKNHITGIFSPKYSVWYHGAIPRSEVQELLTCSGDFLVRESQGKQEYVLSVLWDGQPRHFIIQSVNNMFRLEGDSFPTIPLLIQHLLQSQQPITRKSGIILAKAVPKDKWVLNHEDVLLGERIGRGNFGEVFSGRLRADNTPVAVKSCRETLPPELKARFLQEARILKQYRHPNIVRLIGVCTQKQPIYIVMELVQGGDFLTFLRTEGPHLRVKELVKMTENAAAGMEYLESKHCIHRDLAARNCLVTERNTLKISDFGMSREEEDGIYASTGGMKQIPVKWTAPEALNYGRYSSESDVWSFGILLWEAFSLGAVPYANLSNQQTREAVENGTRLDPPEQCPEEVYQLMQRCWEYDPRKRPSFSTIHQDLIAIRKKHR, encoded by the exons ATGGGCTTCGGGCCGGAGCTGTGGTGCCCACAGGGGCACAGTGCACTGCTGCGGCTGCAGGATGGGGAGCTGCGCCTCCTGGAGCTGATGAGGAAGTGGATGTCACAGCGGGCCAAGAGTGACCGGGAGTATGCAGGAATGCTGCACCACATGttctcccagctggaaaagcaggagggcACTTGGCAGCTCCATGGTGATCGTGGTGGTCAGATTGAGAAG TCCTGGTGGGTGCTAGTGAGCCGGACAGAGACGCTGAGCCAGATCCTGCGGCGGCATGCGGAGGAGCTGGCGGCGGGGCCACTGGCCAGGCTGAGCCTGCTCATCCGCGACAAGCAGCAGCTGCGCAAGGCCTTCAGCGAGCAGTGGCAACAGCTCAGCCAGGAGTATAGCCGG ACGACgcagcaggagatggagaagcTGAAGGCACAGTACCGCAGCCTGGCACGTGACAGCGCCCAGGCCAAGCGCAAGTACCAGGAGGCCAGCAAAG ACAAGGAGCGGGACAAGGCGAAGGAGAAGTATGTGCGTAGCCTCTGGAAGCTCTATGCCCTGCACAACCAGTATGTGCTGGCTGTGCAGGCGGCTGCATtgcaccaccagcaccactACCAGCGGGCACTGCCCAGCCTGCATCAGTCCCTCTACAGTCTGCAGCAGGAGATGGTCCTCGTCCT AAAGGAGATCCTCAGGGAGTACTGCAGCATCAGCAGCCTGGTACAGGAGGATATGTTGGCCATGCACCAGGAGATTGCCAGTGCCATCCAGGCCATCGACCCTGCCACTGAGTACAGCAGCTTCATCCAGAGCCACCA GTACGAATCTGAGGTGCCACCAACTGTGTCCTTTGATGAGAGCCTGTTGGAGGACACAGAGAACCtggtgcctggggagctgcagctgaatgAGCTGACCCTTGAGAGTGTCCAGCACTG CCTGACGTCGGTTGAGGAGGAGTTGGTGGCCGCCACAGAGGCTGTGAGTATCAAGGAGCAGCAGACGCGGGAGCTGAAGGCGGAGATCCATGATGAGGAGCAGGGCCGGAGCCCCAGCGAGCG ggTGCACTTGTTGGGCAGGCGGCAGGGGCTGCATGAGGCACAGCAGCAACTCGAGGGCTGCCTCTGTGCCCAGGCCAAGCTGCAGGTGCAGCGGGACCTGCTGGCCAGGAAGCTGGCGGAGCTGGGCGTCAGGGACCCCCTTCCcgccctgcctctgccagagGATCAGCAGTCCATCTCCTCCACG GAGCAGGAGCGGAGTGGGGCCAGTGCACTAGAGACCCTCAAGAACCACATCACGGGCATCTTCAGCCCAAAGTACTCG GTCTGGTACCACGGGGCCATCCCACGTTCGGAGGTACAGGAGCTGCTGACCTGCAGTGGGGATTTCCTGGTGCGGGAGAGCCAGGGCAAGCAGGAGTACGTGCTCAGCGTGCTGTGGGATGGGCAGCCTCGGCACTTCATCATCCAGTCTGTCAAT AACATGTTTCGGCTGGAGGGTGACAGCTTCCCCACCATTCCACTGCTCATCCAGCAcctcctgcagagccagcagcccaTCACCCGCAAGAGTGGCATTATCCTGGCCAAGGCTGTGCCCAAG GACAAATGGGTGCTCAACCACGAAGACGTGCTGCTGGGGGAACGCATTGGCCGG GGTAACTTTGGGGAGGTGTTCAGTGGACGCCTACGTGCTGACAACACCCCTGTTGCTGTGAAGTCCTGCCGGGAAACCCTTCCGCCTGAGCTCAAGGCCAGGTTCCTGCAGGAAGCCAG GATTCTCAAGCAGTATAGGCATCCGAACATTGTGCGGCTCATCGGTGTCTGCACGCAGAAGCAGCCCATTTACATTGTCATGGAGCTGGTGCAGG GGGGGGACTTCCTGACCTTCCTGCGCACTGAGGGTCCCCACCTCCGGGTGAAGGAGCTGGTCAAGATGACGGAGAATGCTGCTGCCGGCATGGAGTACCTGGAGAGCAAGCACTGCATCCACAG GGACCTGGCTGCTCGCAACTGCCTGGTGACAGAGAGGAACACTCTGAAGATCAGTGATTTTGGGATGTCacgggaggaggaggatggcaTCTATGCCTCCACAGGAGGGATGAAGCAAATCCCTGTCAAGTGGACAGCCCCTGAAGCACTCAATTATG gccGATACAGCTCAGAGAGTGATGTCTGGAGCTTTGGGATCCTGCTGTGGGAAGCCTTCAGCCTGGGTGCTGTCCCCTATGCCAACCTCAGCAACCAGCAGACACGGGAGGCAGTGGAGAATG GTACGCGGCTGGACCCTCCTGAGCAGTGCCCTGAGGAAGTGTACCAGCTGATGCAGCGCTGCTGGGAGTATGACCCCCGCAAGCGGCCCAGCTTCAGCACCATCCACCAGGATCTCATTGCCATCCGCAAGAAGCACCGGTGA